In Kaistella faecalis, a genomic segment contains:
- the hisB gene encoding bifunctional histidinol-phosphatase/imidazoleglycerol-phosphate dehydratase HisB: protein MTKKVLFIDRDGTIICEPEDFQIDSFEKLEFLPNVISSLSRIARELNYELVMVSNQDGLGTDSFPEKTFWPVQNFIINTLKNEGVEFAEIFIDPSFEHENKPTRKPGIGMLQKYIYGNYDLGNSFVIGDRQTDIKLAENLGSKSIFINKAENGEATLVTNDWLEIYKYLKAVPRIGKVKRDTLETSISIEVNLDGSGVSEINTGLPFFDHMLQQISKHGNLDLNIQVKGDLEIDEHHTVEDTAIALGDAFFQALGNKKGISRYGFLLPMDDCLAQVAVDFGGRPWLVWEAEFKREKIGDVPTELFFHFFKSFSDQARCNLNIKAEGDNEHHKIESIFKAFAKAVKMAVSQTENYNIPSTKGIL, encoded by the coding sequence ATGACTAAAAAAGTTTTATTTATAGACCGCGACGGAACGATAATCTGCGAACCTGAAGATTTCCAGATCGACAGTTTCGAAAAGCTGGAATTTCTGCCAAATGTCATCAGCAGTCTTTCAAGAATCGCCAGAGAACTGAATTATGAACTCGTTATGGTAAGCAATCAGGACGGTTTGGGAACAGATTCTTTTCCCGAAAAAACGTTCTGGCCTGTGCAGAATTTCATCATAAACACTTTAAAAAATGAAGGGGTGGAGTTCGCTGAAATATTCATTGATCCGTCTTTTGAACATGAAAACAAGCCCACAAGAAAACCGGGAATAGGCATGCTTCAGAAATACATTTACGGAAATTATGACCTTGGAAATTCGTTTGTAATCGGAGACCGACAGACCGACATCAAACTCGCGGAAAATTTGGGTTCTAAATCAATTTTCATTAACAAAGCGGAAAACGGGGAAGCGACGTTGGTAACCAACGACTGGCTTGAAATTTACAAATACCTAAAAGCCGTTCCAAGAATCGGAAAGGTAAAAAGAGATACGTTGGAAACTTCTATTAGTATTGAAGTAAACTTGGATGGAAGCGGTGTTTCAGAAATTAATACCGGTTTGCCATTTTTCGATCATATGCTGCAGCAGATTTCAAAACACGGAAATCTGGATCTGAATATTCAGGTAAAAGGCGATCTTGAAATTGATGAGCACCACACGGTTGAAGATACGGCAATCGCTTTGGGCGACGCTTTTTTTCAAGCACTCGGAAACAAGAAAGGTATTTCCAGATATGGTTTTTTACTCCCGATGGATGACTGTCTGGCTCAGGTGGCGGTGGATTTTGGCGGAAGACCGTGGCTGGTCTGGGAAGCCGAATTCAAGAGAGAAAAGATTGGTGACGTTCCCACAGAACTGTTTTTTCATTTCTTTAAATCATTCAGCGACCAGGCGAGATGCAACCTGAACATCAAAGCAGAAGGCGACAATGAGCACCATAAAATTGAATCGATATTCAAAGCTTTTGCAAAAGCCGTAAAAATGGCGGTAAGTCAAACTGAAAACTATAACATCCCAAGCACCAAAGGAATTTTATGA
- the hisC gene encoding histidinol-phosphate transaminase, protein MKSKIKELVRKNIQALASYSSARDEYSGKEGIFLDANENPFGIYNRYPDPYQPALKNKLSELKNISPDNIFVGNGSDEAIDLAFRIFCEPGYDKALTFVPTYGMYEVSANINDVVLIKLPLNKDFQIDRTTLQPYFSDEKLKLIFLCSPNNPTGNLLSVADIEFILNNYNGIVIIDEAYIDFCDQPSFIQKIEKYPNLIVIQTLSKAWGLAGIRLGIGYMSEEILSYFNRVKPPYNISLINQQTALDILEDEVQFQKKVENILTEKSKLIQNLSGLSAVRKIYPSDANFILAEVENADELYEKLIDRKIIIRNRNSVIRNCVRISVGTSEENNELLNALKEFSND, encoded by the coding sequence ATGAAAAGTAAAATTAAGGAACTTGTAAGAAAAAACATTCAGGCTTTGGCGTCGTATTCCAGCGCAAGAGACGAATATTCCGGGAAAGAAGGAATCTTTCTGGATGCGAACGAAAACCCTTTCGGGATCTACAACCGTTATCCGGATCCGTATCAGCCGGCTTTAAAAAACAAGCTTTCTGAACTCAAAAACATTTCGCCAGACAATATTTTTGTCGGAAACGGCAGTGATGAAGCCATCGATCTGGCATTCCGGATTTTCTGCGAACCGGGTTATGATAAAGCGCTGACATTTGTTCCCACTTACGGAATGTATGAAGTTTCGGCCAATATCAACGATGTGGTACTCATTAAACTTCCATTGAATAAGGATTTTCAAATTGATAGAACTACTTTGCAGCCGTACTTTTCGGATGAAAAGCTGAAACTTATTTTCCTCTGTTCACCTAATAACCCCACCGGAAATTTATTGAGTGTTGCTGATATCGAATTTATTCTCAATAATTATAATGGAATTGTAATCATTGACGAAGCGTATATCGATTTCTGTGATCAGCCTTCATTTATTCAGAAGATCGAAAAGTATCCGAATTTAATCGTCATTCAGACCTTAAGCAAAGCCTGGGGATTGGCCGGGATCCGTCTCGGAATCGGTTATATGAGCGAAGAAATTCTTTCCTATTTTAACCGCGTGAAACCTCCGTATAACATCAGTTTAATCAATCAGCAGACTGCGCTCGATATTTTAGAAGACGAAGTTCAATTTCAAAAGAAAGTGGAAAATATTTTAACCGAAAAATCGAAGCTGATTCAAAATCTTTCCGGCTTAAGTGCAGTCAGGAAAATATATCCTTCCGACGCAAATTTCATCTTGGCGGAAGTTGAAAATGCCGATGAACTCTATGAAAAACTCATTGATAGAAAAATCATCATCAGAAACCGGAATTCCGTTATCAGAAATTGTGTGCGGATTTCTGTAGGAACTTCTGAGGAAAACAATGAATTATTAAATGCTCTAAAAGAATTCAGCAATGACTAA
- the hisD gene encoding histidinol dehydrogenase: protein MKILINPPASDWAKICERPVFPAEDLEDKVKDILGKVQQRGDMALKELTSLFDGANIEDLKVSQDEIEKAKLEVSEELKDAISIAANNIRNFHEAQQEKVTFVETMPGIKCWRKSVPIEKVGLYIPGGSAPLFSTILMLGVPAGIAGCKTLVLCTPPDKYGKINPAVLYTANFLGITEIFKVGGAQAIAALAYGTETVPKVDKIFGPGNQFVTKAKELVQKNGIAIDLPAGPSEVLVIADNSADADFVASDLLSQAEHGPDSQVVLLSDSSAFIEKVKVALNGQLSALPRAGIAEQALQNSCSVVLNSINECIEFSNKYAPEHLILAFENAEEFADQIQNAGSVFLGNYSCESAGDYASGTNHTLPTNGYARSYSGVSLDSFVKKITFQNISKLGLQNIGRTVEVMAEAEQLLAHRNAVSIRLKKIQNEK, encoded by the coding sequence ATGAAAATACTAATTAATCCGCCTGCTTCAGATTGGGCCAAAATTTGCGAAAGACCGGTTTTTCCTGCGGAAGATCTGGAAGATAAAGTGAAAGATATTCTCGGGAAGGTTCAGCAGAGAGGAGACATGGCGCTGAAAGAACTCACTTCACTTTTTGACGGTGCTAATATTGAAGATCTGAAAGTAAGCCAAGATGAAATAGAAAAGGCAAAACTAGAGGTTTCCGAAGAATTAAAGGACGCAATTTCTATCGCTGCAAATAATATCCGAAACTTTCACGAAGCCCAACAGGAGAAAGTAACTTTTGTTGAAACAATGCCGGGAATTAAATGCTGGAGAAAAAGTGTCCCCATTGAAAAAGTCGGGCTTTATATTCCTGGAGGTTCTGCGCCTTTGTTTTCAACGATTTTAATGTTGGGAGTTCCTGCCGGAATCGCCGGGTGTAAAACCCTCGTTTTATGTACACCGCCCGACAAATACGGAAAAATCAATCCCGCGGTTTTGTACACGGCGAATTTTCTGGGTATTACCGAAATCTTTAAAGTTGGTGGCGCTCAGGCGATCGCAGCTTTGGCTTACGGTACGGAAACGGTCCCGAAAGTGGATAAAATCTTCGGACCCGGAAACCAGTTTGTGACCAAAGCAAAGGAGCTGGTTCAGAAAAACGGCATCGCTATTGATCTTCCGGCGGGACCAAGCGAAGTTCTTGTGATTGCAGATAACAGTGCTGATGCTGATTTTGTCGCTTCGGATTTGCTTTCCCAGGCCGAGCACGGTCCTGACAGTCAGGTCGTTTTGCTTTCGGATTCATCAGCATTTATTGAGAAAGTTAAAGTAGCTTTAAACGGCCAATTGAGTGCTTTACCGAGGGCAGGAATTGCTGAACAGGCACTTCAAAACAGCTGTTCCGTGGTGTTAAATTCCATCAATGAATGTATTGAATTCAGCAACAAGTATGCTCCGGAACATTTAATTCTGGCCTTTGAAAATGCGGAAGAATTTGCTGATCAGATTCAGAATGCAGGTTCGGTATTTCTGGGCAATTATTCCTGCGAAAGTGCCGGTGATTACGCGAGCGGAACTAATCACACGCTGCCCACTAATGGTTATGCCCGAAGTTACAGCGGTGTTTCATTGGACAGTTTTGTAAAAAAAATTACTTTCCAGAATATCAGTAAATTAGGATTGCAAAATATTGGCAGAACGGTGGAGGTGATGGCGGAAGCCGAGCAGCTTCTGGCACACAGAAACGCAGTTTCCATTAGACTCAAAAAAATACAGAATGAAAAGTAA
- the hisG gene encoding ATP phosphoribosyltransferase, with the protein MSKLKIAIQKSGRLSEKSVALLEECGLKFPNGGGKLITECTNFPVEILFLRDDDIPQYVEQNVAHIGIIGENVFLESQKEIRIVEKLNFSGCRLSLAVPKEIEYEGLDFFNNKKIATSYPNILGKYFKENNISATVEIISGSVEIAPGIGLADGICDIVSSGSTLLSNGLKEVETVIESQAVMVSSPNLEAEVQEILNKLLFRIRSVQNAKENKYILLNSPNNQLEKIIAILPGMNSPTILPLAKEGWSSLHSVIGEDKFWDVIDELKQAGAEGILVVPIEKMIL; encoded by the coding sequence ATGAGTAAACTTAAAATTGCCATCCAGAAAAGTGGCAGGCTCAGTGAAAAATCTGTCGCACTCTTAGAAGAATGCGGCCTGAAATTTCCCAACGGAGGTGGAAAACTCATCACAGAATGCACTAATTTTCCTGTGGAAATACTTTTTCTAAGAGATGATGATATTCCGCAGTATGTGGAACAGAATGTCGCCCACATCGGAATAATTGGTGAAAACGTTTTCCTCGAAAGTCAGAAAGAAATCCGCATCGTCGAAAAGCTGAATTTCTCAGGCTGCAGATTAAGTTTAGCCGTTCCTAAAGAAATAGAGTATGAAGGACTGGATTTCTTCAACAACAAGAAAATAGCAACCTCCTATCCGAATATTCTTGGGAAATACTTCAAAGAAAATAACATCAGTGCAACGGTAGAAATCATTTCCGGCAGTGTGGAAATAGCGCCCGGAATTGGTTTGGCAGACGGAATCTGTGATATTGTGAGCAGCGGTTCAACCTTGCTTTCCAACGGATTAAAGGAAGTGGAAACGGTGATTGAAAGTCAGGCTGTAATGGTTTCCAGTCCAAATCTTGAAGCTGAAGTTCAGGAGATTTTAAACAAACTGCTTTTCCGCATCCGATCTGTTCAAAATGCCAAAGAAAACAAATACATCTTGTTGAATTCCCCGAATAACCAACTCGAAAAAATCATCGCAATTCTTCCTGGAATGAACAGTCCTACCATCCTTCCGCTTGCAAAAGAAGGGTGGAGCAGTCTGCATTCTGTTATCGGCGAAGATAAATTCTGGGACGTAATCGACGAGCTTAAGCAAGCTGGTGCTGAAGGAATTCTGGTGGTTCCAATTGAAAAAATGATTCTTTAA
- a CDS encoding VOC family protein, with translation MISIQKIHTILYVENQEISTDFYTKILQQPKQLNVPGMTEFELSSDFVLGLMPNQSIVKILGDKTVPPASGTGIPRCELYLYVDDIEAALKNIHENQIAVISGLQERNWGDMAFYFADPDGHIIAFAKKIKN, from the coding sequence ATGATAAGCATTCAGAAAATTCATACGATCTTATATGTAGAGAATCAGGAAATAAGTACAGACTTTTACACCAAAATTCTGCAACAGCCTAAACAACTGAACGTGCCTGGCATGACGGAGTTTGAACTGAGCAGCGACTTTGTTTTAGGACTGATGCCAAACCAGAGTATTGTAAAAATACTTGGAGATAAAACAGTGCCACCGGCTAGCGGCACGGGAATACCGAGATGTGAACTTTATCTTTACGTAGATGATATTGAAGCGGCACTTAAGAATATTCATGAAAACCAAATTGCAGTGATAAGTGGTTTACAGGAGCGAAACTGGGGCGACATGGCTTTCTATTTTGCAGATCCTGACGGACATATCATTGCTTTCGCTAAAAAAATTAAAAACTAA
- a CDS encoding T9SS type B sorting domain-containing protein, translating into MKKPLLLVFFLSLSALLFSQNIQPSSNAFFYENKGQIIDQDGNEYPDIKYLFTSNGLNVQIKNQGFSYDVYEVEKTLKKISNEVKQDPFNDGIKEKKYNYKYEYHRVDIDFVGANKNPVIIAEGKSADYENYYNRPNRPEGIEKVYRYQKITYKNLYANIDLVFFKPDDTLKPVEYNFIVNPGGKISNIRLKFKGAKTKLKNGKLSMNLRFGEMQENIPHSWEENGNSRNTIGVEFTDLGNGIFGFKSEKNISDKVMVIDPVPTRIWSTDNYNGTHISWGYLKVLTDKNNKIYTLDQRLAKFDVTTGTHIQGATGSQDYGYVASFDENGVKRWGLYLGNHHHSQDNSNRIRDFELDSENNLIIVGGARDDASGNNTITTPGSYQEHSMTSSTMYRQNDGFIMKFNNAGQKLWGTYYGGTQYEIFNSIEIDSQDNLILSGLSGTPNLILNTIQNVINGKNEGQFVAKFTSNGQYVNAYLFPVSYNWECYTAIDKNDNIYLSTSSGKSFAGNVGGNTNTHQTAIIGAENVFLAKIDRNFNYQWGTYFGGRNRDGIFYNNDYGNTKVEEIKCDEDGNIIIAGRTDALEKIATPGTHKQNNSNDYNDMYIAKFAPDGKQIWGTYYGDANPQTTGDDNLFCLDIDEHNNIFVGGWTASKNNITTPDGYIPNFDFYNQGFFSKFNPTGNLVWGSYLKRPVLAIHSKNNFVYTFTNFEVMKFYDCKNAINYSSNSPVCVNSPINLKASGGTTYSWTGPNGFSSTQQNPTIPNATILNSGIYSCNISGTGGCDGTFTIEVKVEDKTAPVPTVANLPLITGNCKTIIKVIPTATDVCMGNIVATTANPLQYSLPGNYVITWKYDDGNGNISTQNQNVTITSEPLPIANAAQNFCKIISPKISDLQITGTSIKWYNAAGNPLSSNTVLTDGTKYYASQTLNGCESAKTEVKVTLNDPMAPTGSTQQDFCSAQNPTISHLTVTGQNIIWYDSAGAMLTSSTPLSDSKTYYATQTVGGCESTQKLAVKVSVANGGIPANDYATAFCNDMTANTKTVDLNNYITNLIANTAGLIFEFYDSANQLIANPANQKLNIGLNAFHVKISNALGCFVYVKLNLTLHPKPALNLPASAEFCAGQSVDLDAGSGFSSYEWNKDGSGAPVSTNQILNVTTAGTYNLKVKNSFGCENSASVTVTQSSLGTITGVQIVNSTATVIMSNSGDFLYSLDNVVWQSSNTFTYLSNGNHTVYVKTSGECVIGQMNFTIFNVPNSFTPNADGINDMWKIDGMENYPNSDIKVYDRNGKLVLSKITAGTFEWDGKFDSRALPTGSYWYIIKVSDARILNGWLLIKNRN; encoded by the coding sequence ATGAAAAAACCTCTACTTCTCGTCTTTTTCTTATCGCTTTCCGCTTTACTTTTCAGTCAAAATATTCAACCGAGTTCCAATGCTTTTTTCTACGAGAATAAAGGACAGATCATTGATCAGGATGGCAACGAATATCCAGACATCAAATATCTTTTTACATCAAACGGACTCAATGTTCAAATTAAAAATCAAGGATTTTCTTATGATGTATATGAAGTAGAAAAAACTTTAAAAAAGATATCTAATGAGGTCAAACAAGATCCTTTTAATGATGGTATAAAAGAAAAAAAATACAATTATAAATATGAGTATCACAGAGTTGATATTGATTTTGTAGGTGCCAATAAAAATCCGGTAATTATTGCTGAAGGTAAATCTGCAGATTACGAAAATTATTACAATAGACCTAACAGACCGGAAGGAATTGAAAAAGTTTACCGCTACCAAAAAATCACCTATAAAAATTTATACGCAAATATTGACCTGGTTTTCTTCAAACCGGATGACACTTTAAAACCTGTTGAATATAATTTCATCGTTAATCCAGGTGGAAAAATATCGAATATCCGATTAAAATTTAAAGGCGCTAAAACGAAACTGAAAAATGGAAAGCTCTCTATGAATCTGCGTTTTGGGGAAATGCAGGAAAATATTCCACACTCCTGGGAGGAAAATGGAAACTCAAGAAATACGATTGGTGTTGAGTTTACGGATCTAGGAAACGGTATCTTTGGTTTCAAATCGGAGAAAAACATTTCTGATAAAGTGATGGTGATTGATCCGGTTCCGACAAGAATTTGGAGTACCGATAACTATAATGGAACTCACATTTCATGGGGCTATTTAAAAGTTTTAACAGACAAAAACAATAAAATCTATACGCTTGATCAAAGATTGGCAAAATTCGATGTTACCACTGGAACACATATCCAAGGTGCTACCGGCTCACAAGATTATGGTTATGTCGCAAGTTTCGATGAAAACGGAGTTAAGCGATGGGGACTGTACTTAGGAAATCACCATCACTCTCAAGACAATTCTAATAGAATAAGAGATTTTGAACTGGATTCCGAAAACAATTTAATAATTGTTGGAGGAGCCAGAGATGATGCTTCTGGGAATAACACTATAACTACACCCGGCTCTTACCAGGAACATTCTATGACCAGTAGTACTATGTATCGGCAAAATGATGGGTTTATAATGAAATTTAATAATGCGGGGCAGAAATTATGGGGTACTTATTATGGTGGTACCCAGTACGAAATATTTAACAGCATAGAAATTGACTCTCAGGATAATTTGATACTTTCCGGACTCAGCGGAACCCCTAACCTTATCTTAAACACTATCCAAAATGTGATCAATGGAAAAAATGAAGGTCAGTTTGTTGCAAAATTTACTAGCAACGGCCAGTATGTTAATGCTTACCTATTTCCCGTTTCTTATAATTGGGAATGCTACACAGCCATCGATAAAAACGACAATATTTATCTTTCCACTTCCAGTGGTAAAAGTTTTGCCGGAAATGTTGGTGGGAATACCAATACACATCAAACAGCCATAATTGGAGCGGAAAATGTTTTTTTGGCTAAAATCGACAGGAATTTCAATTATCAATGGGGAACTTATTTCGGTGGTCGAAACAGAGATGGGATTTTTTATAATAATGATTACGGGAATACGAAAGTTGAAGAAATAAAATGTGATGAAGACGGTAATATTATAATCGCAGGAAGGACAGATGCTTTAGAAAAAATTGCAACGCCCGGTACTCACAAGCAAAACAATAGTAATGACTATAATGATATGTATATCGCAAAATTTGCACCCGATGGCAAACAAATATGGGGAACCTATTATGGTGATGCCAATCCGCAAACGACAGGAGATGACAATTTATTTTGCTTAGACATTGATGAACATAATAACATTTTTGTTGGTGGTTGGACTGCAAGTAAAAATAACATTACGACTCCAGATGGTTATATACCGAATTTTGATTTCTATAACCAAGGTTTTTTTTCAAAGTTTAACCCAACCGGAAATTTGGTCTGGGGATCATATCTAAAACGGCCAGTTCTAGCGATTCACTCGAAAAATAATTTTGTCTATACTTTCACGAACTTCGAAGTGATGAAATTTTATGATTGTAAAAACGCAATCAATTATTCCTCTAATTCACCTGTTTGTGTTAATTCTCCAATTAATTTAAAAGCTTCAGGCGGCACCACTTATTCTTGGACAGGACCAAATGGATTTTCTTCCACCCAACAAAATCCGACGATCCCCAATGCTACTATTTTAAATTCTGGAATATATTCTTGCAATATTTCAGGCACAGGTGGTTGCGACGGAACTTTCACGATAGAGGTAAAAGTTGAAGACAAAACAGCTCCAGTTCCTACTGTTGCCAATCTTCCTTTAATTACCGGAAACTGTAAAACAATAATTAAAGTGATTCCAACTGCAACTGATGTTTGTATGGGTAATATTGTCGCTACGACAGCAAATCCGCTACAGTATTCTCTGCCCGGAAATTATGTGATTACCTGGAAATATGATGATGGTAACGGAAATATCTCCACTCAAAACCAGAATGTAACGATCACCAGTGAGCCTTTGCCGATTGCAAATGCAGCACAAAATTTCTGCAAGATCATTTCACCTAAAATTTCCGATCTTCAGATTACGGGAACTTCCATAAAATGGTATAATGCCGCCGGAAATCCCTTAAGTTCCAACACCGTTTTAACTGACGGTACAAAATATTATGCAAGCCAAACGCTGAATGGCTGCGAAAGTGCCAAAACAGAAGTTAAGGTAACGCTCAATGATCCCATGGCACCTACAGGAAGCACTCAGCAGGATTTCTGTTCCGCCCAGAACCCTACGATTTCTCATTTGACCGTAACAGGTCAGAATATAATTTGGTATGATTCAGCAGGTGCGATGTTGACGTCCTCTACTCCACTTTCCGACAGTAAAACTTACTATGCAACGCAAACAGTTGGTGGTTGTGAAAGTACACAGAAATTGGCGGTAAAAGTTTCCGTTGCGAATGGCGGAATTCCGGCAAATGATTATGCAACGGCTTTCTGTAATGATATGACAGCCAATACAAAAACCGTAGATCTTAATAATTACATAACCAATTTGATTGCCAATACTGCAGGTTTAATTTTTGAATTCTACGATTCAGCCAACCAATTAATTGCTAATCCGGCCAATCAAAAACTGAATATCGGTCTCAATGCATTTCATGTGAAAATTTCGAATGCGCTTGGCTGTTTTGTCTACGTAAAACTGAATTTAACCTTACATCCAAAACCCGCACTGAATCTTCCTGCAAGCGCCGAATTTTGCGCCGGACAGTCGGTAGATTTGGATGCGGGCAGTGGTTTTTCAAGTTACGAATGGAACAAAGATGGTTCTGGAGCACCAGTTTCAACCAATCAAATTTTAAATGTTACGACAGCCGGAACGTATAACTTAAAGGTGAAAAACAGTTTCGGCTGCGAAAACTCTGCATCGGTAACCGTGACCCAATCCTCACTCGGAACTATCACGGGAGTTCAAATTGTAAACAGTACCGCGACGGTAATCATGTCGAATTCCGGAGATTTTCTGTATTCTTTGGATAATGTCGTTTGGCAAAGTTCAAATACATTTACCTATCTGTCGAACGGAAATCATACTGTTTATGTAAAAACTTCGGGAGAATGCGTGATCGGACAGATGAACTTCACGATTTTTAACGTTCCGAACAGTTTCACGCCTAATGCTGATGGCATCAATGATATGTGGAAAATAGACGGGATGGAGAATTACCCGAATTCTGACATAAAAGTGTACGACAGAAACGGAAAACTGGTTCTGTCAAAAATAACCGCCGGAACTTTTGAATGGGACGGAAAATTTGATTCCCGTGCCCTTCCCACCGGAAGCTATTGGTATATTATTAAAGTTTCTGACGCCCGTATCCTAAACGGTTGGCTATTGATAAAAAACAGGAATTAG
- a CDS encoding CvfB family protein translates to MDLGKTQLLKIAEKNYSGLFLEDENGERAFLPKVFASEDAEIGTEMEVFVYQDDDRLKATTEKPNAEVGEFAVMNCVQSLPSGAFMDWGIIKDLFIPYKQQKQKIVEGKRYLVHVYIDEFLNLITGTTRFKRNPAYEDLPFRKGDKVNLILMGEGELGWNVIVNKKYIGLIYASDVYKKLFPLSEEIGYIKSIREDGKIDVSLQPEGYENNDEFQQIILDKLNQNYGLLYLSDKSEPEEIKEELQMSKKNFKKAIGGLYRDKKIEILEDKIRLVEDLN, encoded by the coding sequence ATGGATCTCGGCAAAACTCAATTATTAAAAATCGCAGAAAAAAATTATTCCGGATTATTTCTGGAAGATGAAAACGGAGAAAGAGCATTTCTTCCTAAAGTTTTTGCTTCAGAAGACGCCGAAATCGGGACGGAAATGGAAGTTTTTGTGTATCAGGACGACGACAGACTGAAAGCAACAACAGAAAAACCCAACGCCGAAGTAGGCGAATTTGCAGTGATGAATTGTGTGCAGAGCCTTCCCAGCGGTGCTTTTATGGATTGGGGAATTATCAAAGATTTATTCATTCCGTACAAACAGCAGAAACAGAAAATTGTAGAAGGAAAAAGATATTTGGTTCACGTTTATATTGATGAATTTTTAAACCTGATTACCGGAACTACCAGATTCAAAAGAAATCCTGCTTATGAAGATCTGCCTTTCCGCAAAGGCGATAAAGTGAATCTGATTTTAATGGGTGAAGGCGAACTGGGCTGGAATGTGATTGTGAATAAAAAGTATATCGGATTGATTTATGCTTCTGATGTTTATAAAAAACTGTTTCCTCTTTCTGAAGAAATTGGTTACATAAAATCCATCCGTGAGGACGGAAAAATCGATGTTTCCCTTCAGCCTGAAGGTTACGAAAACAACGATGAGTTTCAGCAGATTATTCTTGATAAACTTAATCAGAATTACGGTTTGCTTTATCTTTCCGACAAATCTGAACCGGAAGAAATCAAGGAAGAACTTCAGATGAGTAAAAAGAATTTTAAGAAAGCCATCGGCGGATTATACCGGGATAAAAAAATTGAAATTTTAGAAGATAAAATAAGACTGGTTGAAGATCTTAATTAA
- a CDS encoding KTSC domain-containing protein: protein MPSSVIRKYFYKPELQILTIVYVSGAVYDYLDVPQEVFDDFRAAFSKGTYLNKNIKPNFQYEKKD, encoded by the coding sequence ATGCCTTCATCAGTCATCAGAAAATATTTTTATAAGCCGGAACTCCAGATCCTGACTATTGTTTATGTGTCCGGAGCTGTGTATGACTATCTTGACGTGCCGCAGGAAGTTTTCGATGATTTCCGCGCGGCTTTTTCGAAAGGGACTTATCTCAATAAAAACATCAAGCCCAATTTCCAGTACGAGAAAAAAGACTGA
- a CDS encoding KOW motif-containing protein has product MNGTEKQIKDGDFCRVTSGTHKGKSGTVQDINLSKTGHITITVLQENGVRFKTLGKNVEVTEK; this is encoded by the coding sequence ATGAACGGTACAGAAAAGCAAATCAAGGACGGCGATTTCTGCAGGGTAACCAGCGGAACGCATAAAGGAAAATCAGGCACAGTTCAGGATATCAATCTGAGTAAAACCGGCCATATAACGATTACAGTTTTGCAGGAAAACGGTGTCCGGTTCAAAACTTTGGGTAAAAATGTAGAGGTTACTGAGAAATAA